In Aequorivita sp. H23M31, a single window of DNA contains:
- a CDS encoding VOC family protein has protein sequence MPRINPYINFNGNAEEAFNFYKSVFGGEFSRIARFGDMASEEYPISKKEANKIMHITLPIGHNVLMGNDVPESIGRVNENENRSKIAINAESREEADKLFNGLSEGGNVEYPLSDSPWGSYFGMFRDKYGIEWTVDFDPNDRRI, from the coding sequence ATGCCACGTATCAACCCTTACATCAACTTTAATGGCAATGCCGAAGAGGCATTCAATTTTTACAAATCTGTATTTGGCGGAGAATTCTCGCGTATTGCCCGATTTGGGGATATGGCCAGTGAGGAATACCCCATTTCTAAAAAGGAAGCCAACAAAATTATGCACATCACCCTTCCCATTGGCCATAATGTATTGATGGGTAATGACGTTCCTGAAAGTATTGGAAGAGTCAATGAAAATGAAAACCGCTCAAAAATTGCCATTAACGCGGAGAGTAGGGAAGAAGCAGACAAATTGTTTAACGGCCTGTCCGAAGGTGGAAATGTTGAATATCCTTTAAGTGACAGTCCTTGGGGCTCTTATTTCGGAATGTTTCGTGATAAATATGGAATTGAATGGACGGTGGACTTTGATCCAAATGACAGAAGAATATAG
- a CDS encoding putative DNA modification/repair radical SAM protein: MSFERTQEKLKILADAAKYDVSCSSSGSKRSNKTKGLGDATGMGICHSYTEDGRCVSLLKILLTNYCIFDCAYCVTRKSNDIKRAAFQVQEVVDLTINFYRRNYIEGLFLSSGIFKSADYTMERLVAVAKKLRLEENFNGYIHLKSIPGASDELMKEAGLYADRLSVNIEIPTKEGLKLLAPEKNREDFLKPMIKVKNEIIQYKSEKNIIKSTPKFAPAGQSTQMIIGASGETDQQIMWTSNYFYKKFNLKRVYYSGYIPISYDSRLPQIGTEVPMLRENRLYQTDWLMRFYGFDVNEILNNDHQNLDLDVDPKLGWALRNLDQFPVDINKADKRMLARVPGLGMKSVYKIIEARRFRRLNWEHIQRMGVALNRAKYFLICESRDFERRDLTGIQLKSLILQNTQSKYRNSLGPQLNLFT; the protein is encoded by the coding sequence ATGTCCTTCGAGAGAACCCAAGAAAAACTGAAAATTCTGGCAGATGCCGCTAAATACGATGTTTCCTGTTCCTCCAGCGGAAGCAAACGCTCCAATAAAACTAAAGGATTGGGAGATGCCACCGGAATGGGAATTTGCCATTCCTATACGGAAGATGGAAGATGCGTTTCCCTCTTGAAAATCCTACTTACCAATTATTGCATTTTCGACTGCGCCTATTGTGTTACCAGAAAAAGTAATGATATTAAACGTGCCGCTTTTCAGGTGCAGGAAGTGGTTGACCTCACCATTAATTTCTATCGCCGCAACTATATCGAAGGTCTGTTTTTAAGTTCCGGAATTTTCAAAAGTGCAGATTATACAATGGAACGTCTGGTGGCAGTAGCCAAGAAATTGCGATTAGAAGAAAATTTCAATGGGTATATACACTTAAAATCTATCCCGGGAGCGTCAGATGAATTGATGAAGGAGGCAGGATTATATGCAGATAGATTAAGTGTTAACATTGAGATTCCTACAAAGGAAGGATTGAAGCTTTTGGCTCCGGAAAAAAATAGAGAGGATTTTCTTAAACCGATGATTAAAGTGAAAAATGAAATCATCCAATATAAATCGGAAAAGAACATCATTAAAAGCACCCCAAAATTTGCTCCAGCGGGACAAAGCACCCAAATGATCATTGGTGCCAGTGGAGAAACCGATCAGCAAATAATGTGGACGTCCAACTATTTTTATAAGAAATTCAACTTAAAGAGGGTCTATTATTCTGGTTACATCCCTATTAGTTATGATTCGAGATTGCCTCAAATTGGTACAGAAGTTCCCATGCTGCGCGAAAATCGATTGTACCAAACCGATTGGCTCATGCGCTTTTATGGTTTCGATGTAAATGAAATTTTAAACAACGACCACCAAAATCTAGATCTTGATGTAGATCCGAAATTGGGATGGGCACTTCGGAATCTGGACCAATTTCCAGTAGATATAAACAAGGCGGATAAAAGAATGCTGGCGAGGGTCCCTGGTTTAGGAATGAAATCGGTTTACAAAATAATTGAGGCTAGGCGTTTCCGAAGGTTGAACTGGGAGCATATTCAACGAATGGGAGTTGCCCTAAATAGGGCGAAATATTTTCTTATATGTGAATCAAGGGATTTTGAACGAAGGGACTTAACGGGAATACAATTGAAGTCGCTTATACTCCAAAACACCCAGAGTAAATACCGAAATTCACTGGGACCACAATTGAATTTATTTACATAG
- a CDS encoding YciE/YciF ferroxidase family protein has product MKNLEELFEHQLQDLYSAESQLVKALPKMVENANDAKLKKAFEDHLEETKEHKTRLEEICKELKIDPKEETCKAMQGLVKEASDFMKEVKDKEVLDAGIIAEAQRVEHYEISGYGTAVRYAKELGHKDIAKKLQKTLDEEYNADKVLNDLAEKRLNRKAK; this is encoded by the coding sequence ATGAAAAACTTAGAAGAACTTTTCGAACATCAATTACAGGATTTGTACAGCGCCGAAAGCCAACTTGTAAAAGCACTGCCAAAAATGGTTGAAAATGCAAATGATGCCAAATTAAAGAAGGCGTTTGAAGACCATCTTGAAGAAACTAAAGAACACAAAACGCGTCTTGAGGAAATCTGTAAAGAATTAAAAATCGATCCGAAGGAGGAAACCTGCAAGGCAATGCAAGGTTTGGTAAAAGAAGCCAGCGATTTTATGAAGGAAGTTAAAGACAAAGAGGTTCTGGATGCAGGGATCATCGCCGAGGCGCAGCGTGTAGAGCATTACGAAATTTCCGGATATGGAACTGCCGTGCGATATGCAAAAGAGCTTGGCCATAAAGACATAGCCAAGAAATTACAAAAAACACTGGATGAAGAATATAATGCCGACAAAGTGCTCAATGATCTCGCCGAAAAGCGCCTTAACCGCAAGGCGAAGTAA
- a CDS encoding helix-turn-helix domain-containing protein: MPKITLLPPCKSLSSFVKNYQYLEFDTEQKDLIKPWHALPEAYLVFFLNDRPLGMVSEKGRSLFEVQSNIWIQGLATHFNGLMKFNGTYRIWLVQFLPSGFQRLLGLPLDGITNQLVDAEGIWGQKCSDLQKRLQDSVKPEEMAILVDAFLRNFISLKNLHNEKDPITIVSNEINRTQSFANINVYAKKANMSTRNFERKFREQVGTSPKLYCQLLRFLHAVELKSALPQKNWTEITYECGYFDQMHLIKDFKRFSDSTPQNFFLNTPPPLVEYSKEPREFSIG, from the coding sequence ATGCCAAAGATAACGCTCCTTCCACCTTGCAAATCATTGTCCTCGTTTGTAAAAAATTACCAATATCTGGAATTCGATACTGAACAAAAGGATTTAATAAAGCCCTGGCACGCCCTTCCCGAAGCTTATCTTGTCTTTTTTCTTAATGATAGACCCTTGGGAATGGTCAGCGAAAAGGGAAGGTCACTTTTTGAGGTGCAATCAAACATTTGGATCCAAGGACTCGCTACGCATTTTAATGGGTTGATGAAGTTTAACGGCACTTATAGAATATGGCTGGTGCAATTTCTCCCATCAGGTTTTCAACGGTTGCTCGGTCTCCCATTGGACGGGATAACCAACCAGCTTGTGGACGCCGAGGGTATTTGGGGTCAAAAGTGTTCCGATCTGCAGAAGCGTCTTCAAGATTCCGTAAAGCCCGAAGAGATGGCAATACTTGTTGATGCCTTTTTAAGAAATTTTATTTCACTTAAGAATTTACACAATGAAAAGGATCCTATAACGATAGTTTCCAATGAAATAAACCGTACGCAAAGCTTTGCCAACATAAACGTGTACGCAAAAAAGGCCAACATGAGTACTCGGAACTTTGAGAGAAAATTCAGAGAGCAGGTAGGAACTTCGCCCAAACTATATTGTCAGTTGCTGCGTTTTCTTCACGCTGTAGAACTTAAAAGCGCCCTTCCCCAAAAAAATTGGACGGAAATAACCTATGAATGTGGGTATTTTGATCAAATGCACCTAATAAAGGACTTTAAAAGATTTTCCGATTCCACCCCACAAAACTTCTTCCTTAATACTCCTCCTCCATTAGTTGAATATTCCAAGGAGCCGCGGGAGTTTTCAATAGGCTGA
- a CDS encoding glycoside hydrolase family 1 protein: MELKFNSFFMGGFECADQINRSGERVNLMKETKHDVWVKQDYQLLEGIGVKVVREGVCWSRAETAPYIFDFSYLIPFYEAAKEMGFQIIWDMCHFGYPDGLIPTHPQFTSRFVALCEAFSIFHSQQTTEPLMVVPINEISFLSWHSGDVRGTVPFAINSGDDIKYHLCKAAIEGAKRLKEIDPTCILFIIEPLIKIHAADDSISAAELALMNHNQFKSMDVLLGIAIPELGGSRNLFDFLGFNYYYNNQWDHKNERIPWPEIPGKPMTPLSHLLLMAYNRYSMPVLLTETGHFGVGRDLWLKKITLECMEAMDLGVDLRGICIYPIIDRPDWDDLTLYSKSGIWDLGENKERIGDSGYLQAFKECDEMIERFLHPTKSSLNLLNVDK; this comes from the coding sequence ATGGAATTGAAGTTCAATAGTTTCTTTATGGGCGGCTTTGAATGTGCTGACCAAATAAATCGATCGGGAGAGCGGGTGAATCTTATGAAGGAAACCAAGCATGATGTTTGGGTAAAACAAGATTACCAACTTCTGGAGGGTATAGGAGTAAAAGTTGTTCGTGAAGGAGTGTGTTGGAGCCGTGCAGAAACGGCTCCTTATATTTTTGATTTCTCCTATCTCATTCCCTTTTATGAGGCTGCCAAGGAAATGGGATTTCAAATTATTTGGGATATGTGCCACTTTGGTTATCCTGATGGTCTGATCCCGACACATCCTCAGTTTACTTCCCGATTTGTAGCCCTATGTGAGGCTTTTTCTATATTCCACTCACAACAGACTACGGAGCCTTTGATGGTGGTGCCCATTAATGAAATCAGTTTCCTTTCCTGGCATTCCGGCGATGTTAGGGGAACGGTACCTTTTGCCATTAATAGCGGCGACGATATTAAATATCATCTATGCAAAGCAGCGATTGAGGGGGCGAAAAGATTAAAGGAAATCGATCCCACCTGCATACTTTTCATTATTGAGCCATTGATTAAAATACATGCTGCGGATGATTCCATTTCTGCAGCTGAATTGGCTTTAATGAACCATAACCAATTTAAATCAATGGACGTTTTGTTGGGAATAGCAATTCCAGAATTGGGAGGAAGCAGAAATCTTTTTGATTTTTTAGGCTTTAACTACTATTACAATAATCAGTGGGACCATAAAAATGAACGGATTCCTTGGCCAGAAATTCCTGGCAAACCGATGACGCCACTTTCACATTTGTTGCTGATGGCATATAACCGTTATTCGATGCCAGTACTCCTTACCGAAACGGGACATTTTGGAGTGGGTAGGGATCTCTGGTTGAAAAAAATAACCTTGGAATGTATGGAAGCGATGGATTTGGGTGTGGACCTAAGGGGAATTTGTATCTATCCAATCATAGATCGACCCGATTGGGATGACTTAACTCTATATAGTAAGAGCGGTATTTGGGATTTGGGTGAAAATAAGGAACGCATTGGAGATAGTGGATATCTCCAGGCATTTAAAGAGTGTGATGAGATGATAGAAAGATTTCTCCATCCTACAAAATCCTCTCTTAATCTATTGAACGTCGATAAATAA
- a CDS encoding FAD-binding oxidoreductase gives MAISRRKFLWLSGISMIGFQLLSPFGNAVWGNSKIPNARVRPGDANWPSPKKWERLKNSLKGELIKLESPFDVCKTTGDVEACKTLFQNLKNPYFLGDSPALTQTLGWFKAWETQPSVYAVAAQNSTDVAAAVNFARINNLRLVVKGGGHSYQGTSNAPDSLLIWTRKMNSITLHNLFVGKDCEGIQEPQHAVTIEAGAMWLQAYDAVTTKGGRYVQGGGCMTVGVAGLIQSGGFGSFSKNYGLAAAGLLEAEMVTANGEIEIVNAVRKPDLFWALKGGGGGTFGIVTKVTLRTRELPEKFGAVFGKISAGSNNSFKMLIEKVIQLYRNELFNPHWGETISFHSDNSMDFSLVFQGINKEEAELAWKDFRSWLNDNQDDFTIDRPLTIIDLPARSLWDVDFLNENAPGLIKMDEREGAPSKNAYWASNQQEAGQYLLAYQSIWIHKSLLEEEEQYKLRDALFEASRLWTTSLHFNKGLAGAKGEELEAAKNTAMNPVVLDSFALAIIAGEEEPSMEGLSGLEPDLQTATKGATKINAAMIALKKALTPTGSYLAESSYFEENWQQSYWGENYKKLSEIKKKYDPDGLFFVHNGVGSEEWSADGFTRKQ, from the coding sequence ATGGCAATAAGCAGAAGAAAGTTTTTATGGTTAAGTGGGATTTCCATGATTGGGTTTCAGCTATTATCCCCATTTGGAAATGCAGTATGGGGAAATTCCAAAATCCCAAATGCTCGAGTGAGGCCTGGAGATGCCAACTGGCCATCACCAAAAAAATGGGAGCGATTAAAAAATTCATTAAAAGGCGAATTAATAAAGCTTGAATCTCCCTTTGATGTCTGCAAAACCACGGGAGATGTGGAGGCATGTAAAACCTTGTTCCAAAATTTAAAAAACCCATATTTTCTCGGGGATAGTCCCGCACTCACCCAGACCTTGGGATGGTTTAAAGCGTGGGAAACCCAGCCGAGTGTTTATGCAGTAGCTGCCCAAAATTCCACGGATGTCGCGGCAGCGGTCAATTTTGCAAGAATTAATAATTTACGATTAGTGGTAAAAGGCGGTGGACACAGTTATCAAGGTACATCAAACGCTCCAGACTCCTTACTTATCTGGACAAGAAAGATGAACTCAATTACACTTCACAATTTATTTGTGGGTAAAGATTGCGAAGGGATTCAAGAGCCGCAACACGCCGTCACTATAGAAGCTGGAGCAATGTGGCTGCAAGCTTATGATGCTGTTACTACCAAAGGAGGAAGATATGTGCAAGGTGGAGGATGTATGACAGTGGGCGTGGCAGGTCTGATTCAAAGTGGCGGCTTCGGAAGTTTCTCAAAAAACTATGGTCTTGCCGCAGCGGGATTGCTAGAAGCGGAAATGGTAACCGCAAACGGGGAAATAGAAATTGTAAATGCAGTCAGAAAACCAGATCTGTTCTGGGCATTGAAAGGAGGCGGAGGAGGAACCTTTGGTATAGTGACAAAAGTGACATTACGAACGAGGGAATTACCAGAAAAATTTGGGGCGGTATTCGGTAAAATAAGCGCAGGTTCAAACAATTCTTTTAAAATGTTAATTGAAAAGGTAATTCAGCTATACAGAAATGAATTATTTAATCCGCATTGGGGAGAAACCATTTCCTTTCATTCTGATAATAGTATGGATTTTAGCTTGGTTTTTCAAGGTATAAACAAAGAAGAGGCGGAATTGGCTTGGAAGGATTTTAGAAGTTGGCTTAATGATAATCAAGATGATTTCACAATTGATAGACCATTGACAATTATCGATTTGCCCGCAAGAAGTTTATGGGATGTTGATTTTTTAAATGAAAATGCGCCTGGTTTAATCAAAATGGATGAAAGGGAAGGAGCACCCTCTAAAAATGCATATTGGGCTTCCAACCAGCAAGAAGCGGGACAATATTTATTGGCCTATCAATCCATTTGGATCCACAAATCCTTATTGGAAGAAGAAGAACAATATAAGCTGCGGGATGCCCTTTTTGAGGCCAGCCGACTATGGACAACTTCGCTTCATTTTAATAAAGGATTGGCCGGTGCCAAGGGAGAGGAGTTAGAGGCTGCTAAAAACACGGCGATGAATCCTGTTGTTTTAGATTCGTTTGCACTGGCCATCATTGCCGGAGAAGAAGAGCCATCTATGGAGGGCTTATCTGGCCTTGAACCCGATTTGCAGACCGCCACAAAGGGAGCTACAAAAATTAATGCCGCTATGATTGCCCTAAAAAAGGCACTTACCCCAACCGGAAGTTATCTGGCGGAAAGCAGTTATTTTGAAGAGAATTGGCAACAATCCTATTGGGGAGAGAATTATAAAAAACTGTCCGAAATTAAAAAGAAGTACGATCCGGATGGTTTGTTCTTTGTTCATAACGGCGTTGGCAGTGAAGAATGGAGCGCGGATGGATTTACAAGGAAGCAATAG
- a CDS encoding DUF421 domain-containing protein, protein MGKWFNISTSTALQIFLSTLIIYIVVIFLTRIFGKRSFSKMSSFDFAMTVAVGSLIATTILSSNVSILEGAFGLFLVYTLQLLAAFFRRFKYVTNAIDNTPLLLMNGSSILYDNLKKARVTEGDLRAKLREANVLDLSQVHAVVFETTGDISVLHSDEDSVHLDPWLLKDVNRE, encoded by the coding sequence ATGGGAAAATGGTTTAATATCTCTACCTCAACAGCTCTCCAGATTTTTCTGAGCACTCTTATAATTTATATTGTTGTTATATTTCTTACCCGAATCTTTGGAAAACGAAGTTTTAGTAAAATGTCAAGTTTTGATTTCGCAATGACCGTTGCAGTAGGTTCCTTGATCGCTACCACGATCCTCTCTTCCAACGTATCTATTTTAGAAGGAGCATTCGGGCTTTTTCTAGTATATACACTCCAATTGCTTGCCGCATTTTTTAGGCGATTTAAATATGTTACAAATGCTATTGACAATACTCCCCTCCTACTTATGAACGGATCCTCCATTTTGTACGACAATCTGAAGAAGGCAAGAGTTACCGAGGGCGATCTCCGGGCAAAATTGAGAGAAGCAAATGTGCTGGATCTTTCTCAAGTGCATGCGGTAGTTTTTGAAACCACTGGCGATATTTCAGTACTACATTCCGACGAGGATTCGGTGCACTTAGATCCCTGGCTTTTAAAAGATGTGAATAGGGAATGA
- the glf gene encoding UDP-galactopyranose mutase, with product MRADVVIIGSGISGAVLAERYSKAGKKVLILEKRDHIGGNCYDYIDENGILVSKYGAHLFHTDMKEVWEYVNRFSDWYPWEHKVLAKVDDQLVPIPVNINTVNKLFGLTISTEEEMIEWLEKNRLPIKDPKNGKEAVLDKVGPVLYEKMFRHYTKKQWDKYPEELNASVLNRIPVRTNTDDRYFSDRFQALPKHGYTKIFEKMLDHPNITVKLNTDYFDVMDKLIGYTKLFYTGPIDRFFEFKHSLEDKLEYRSINFVSETVDSEFFQSNSVVNYPGREVDFTRIVEYKHFGKQKSEKTTIVKEYTTDEGDPYYPVLNEKNLAIYQKYQEEAAKVKDVYFVGRLANYKYFNMDQAFKNALDLFHSLEGDSDANLEEKLNKTFKSNGIEVQ from the coding sequence ATGAGAGCAGATGTAGTTATTATAGGGTCGGGCATTTCTGGAGCCGTATTGGCGGAAAGATATTCCAAGGCGGGAAAAAAAGTTCTGATCTTGGAAAAGAGGGACCATATTGGCGGAAATTGTTATGATTATATCGATGAGAATGGCATTTTGGTTTCTAAATATGGTGCACATCTTTTTCATACTGACATGAAAGAGGTTTGGGAATATGTAAATCGCTTTTCCGATTGGTATCCCTGGGAGCACAAAGTTCTGGCAAAAGTGGATGACCAATTGGTGCCGATACCCGTGAATATTAATACGGTTAACAAACTATTCGGTTTGACCATCTCCACCGAAGAGGAAATGATAGAGTGGTTAGAAAAAAATAGATTGCCAATTAAGGATCCAAAGAATGGCAAAGAGGCTGTGCTTGATAAGGTCGGTCCTGTGCTTTATGAGAAAATGTTTAGGCACTATACCAAAAAACAATGGGATAAATACCCCGAGGAATTGAATGCCTCGGTTTTAAATCGTATTCCAGTGCGGACCAATACGGACGACCGTTACTTTTCCGATAGATTTCAGGCGCTACCAAAGCATGGATATACCAAAATATTTGAGAAAATGTTGGACCATCCTAATATCACTGTAAAACTTAATACGGATTATTTTGACGTTATGGATAAGTTAATTGGATATACAAAACTTTTCTATACGGGTCCGATTGATAGGTTCTTTGAGTTTAAGCATAGTTTGGAGGATAAGCTAGAATACCGATCTATTAATTTTGTTTCGGAAACCGTAGATAGTGAATTTTTTCAATCCAATTCAGTGGTTAATTATCCCGGTAGGGAAGTGGATTTCACCCGAATTGTTGAGTACAAACATTTTGGCAAACAGAAATCTGAAAAAACAACTATTGTAAAGGAATATACTACCGATGAAGGAGATCCGTACTATCCTGTTTTGAATGAAAAAAACCTTGCTATCTATCAAAAATATCAAGAGGAAGCGGCTAAAGTGAAGGATGTTTATTTCGTAGGAAGATTAGCCAACTATAAATATTTTAATATGGATCAGGCTTTTAAAAACGCGCTTGATCTGTTTCACTCCTTGGAAGGGGACAGCGATGCGAATCTAGAAGAAAAATTAAACAAAACCTTTAAGAGCAATGGAATTGAAGTTCAATAG
- a CDS encoding VOC family protein, which produces MNKIYDTYRPKGFGTVSSYLMVENPEELINFLKKAFYAEELNRSINPKNGVIANIILKIGNSCFMISQARGEFLNMRTSFYLYVDDVDKLHQRAIENGAKEEFAPRDMEYQDRQSGIIDPSGNYWWISKRLVNKDYED; this is translated from the coding sequence ATGAACAAAATATATGATACCTATCGACCCAAAGGATTTGGAACTGTAAGTAGTTATTTAATGGTCGAAAATCCGGAGGAATTAATTAATTTCCTCAAAAAAGCATTCTATGCAGAAGAATTGAACCGTTCCATCAATCCCAAAAACGGCGTAATTGCAAACATTATCCTAAAAATTGGAAATAGCTGCTTTATGATCAGTCAGGCGAGAGGAGAGTTTTTAAATATGAGAACGTCATTCTATTTATATGTAGATGACGTTGATAAGTTACACCAAAGAGCGATTGAAAATGGTGCCAAAGAAGAATTTGCACCCAGGGATATGGAATACCAGGACCGGCAGTCGGGAATAATCGACCCCAGCGGAAACTATTGGTGGATTTCGAAACGCCTTGTCAATAAAGATTATGAAGATTAG
- a CDS encoding TIGR03915 family putative DNA repair protein, whose product MPITEETYLIYDGSFEGFLTCVFEVYNLKLAQPKIIRKSAFQESFFASNLEIRTDPDKAERVWNTIKKKTTLRGKSRLYYAFLSGKVEVENLLLNYIQYALKSTSPIDSNFSNPTVLTVSQIAKSVGREKHRMEAFVRFRLTQDNIYFATIEPDFDVLPLITKHFKSRYADQKWIIYDLSRNYGIYYNLQTVETITLELPSNFDPVHTSDEFFSPDEMEFQKLWQDYFKSTNIPSRKNLKLHIQHIPKRYWKYLSEKQV is encoded by the coding sequence ATGCCAATCACCGAAGAAACATATTTGATCTATGACGGAAGTTTCGAAGGTTTCCTGACCTGTGTTTTTGAAGTCTATAACTTGAAATTGGCTCAGCCCAAAATCATTCGTAAAAGTGCTTTTCAGGAGTCATTTTTCGCTTCCAATCTTGAAATCCGCACCGATCCAGATAAGGCTGAACGGGTATGGAATACTATAAAAAAGAAAACAACCCTAAGGGGGAAATCCCGATTGTATTATGCTTTTTTAAGTGGAAAAGTGGAGGTAGAGAATTTACTATTGAACTATATTCAATATGCTTTAAAAAGCACTTCCCCCATAGATTCCAACTTTTCCAATCCCACGGTTTTGACCGTTTCCCAAATCGCCAAAAGTGTAGGCCGTGAAAAACATAGAATGGAGGCCTTCGTTAGGTTTCGACTCACCCAAGACAATATATATTTCGCCACTATCGAACCCGATTTCGATGTACTCCCATTGATTACAAAACATTTTAAGTCCAGATACGCAGACCAGAAATGGATAATCTATGACCTTTCAAGAAATTATGGCATTTATTACAATCTGCAAACTGTAGAAACAATCACCTTGGAGTTGCCTTCAAATTTCGATCCCGTCCATACGAGCGATGAATTCTTCTCACCTGACGAAATGGAATTTCAAAAGCTATGGCAGGATTATTTTAAAAGCACGAATATTCCCTCAAGAAAAAATCTAAAGCTTCATATCCAGCACATCCCCAAAAGATATTGGAAATATCTTAGCGAGAAACAGGTGTGA
- a CDS encoding nuclear transport factor 2 family protein, which yields MKKLILITCLLGSTYISAQSNSIETEINSLENAMAQAIVKQDTIYLKKVWAPNMIVNAPINRVVVGGQIKMVASGFIRYKSLESHNEKIMVKDNLVISMGTETLETLGSNYPQAGRMVTRRYTNIWQKQGDNWILIARQASNLCE from the coding sequence ATGAAAAAGTTAATTCTTATCACTTGTCTCCTTGGGTCTACATATATTTCTGCCCAATCTAATTCCATTGAAACCGAAATTAATTCCCTTGAGAATGCAATGGCTCAAGCGATAGTTAAACAGGACACCATATACTTAAAAAAGGTCTGGGCACCAAATATGATCGTAAACGCCCCAATCAATAGGGTGGTTGTGGGTGGACAGATAAAAATGGTCGCATCCGGATTTATTAGGTATAAATCCCTTGAAAGCCATAATGAAAAAATAATGGTCAAGGATAACCTGGTTATTTCCATGGGCACTGAAACCTTGGAAACTTTGGGCAGCAATTATCCCCAGGCAGGGCGGATGGTTACAAGACGCTATACCAATATTTGGCAAAAGCAAGGCGACAATTGGATATTGATTGCCAGGCAGGCCAGTAACCTTTGCGAATGA
- a CDS encoding glycosyltransferase: MEEIILNSKKTSSFPNGNQKIATGKKQNSVAFSKENLVSYDLVVFCHLRWAFVHQRPQHIISRLSKKYKVLLVEEPIPCLENERGTYDLDEISPTLHVLKPKVNAISEIPLVLERMHLDRTVSIGWFYSAAFSVLIPHFNFETIVYDCMDELSLFKGAPCELVVQEKCLMAQADVVFTGGTALYESKCNGHTNVHCFPSSVDREHFAKTKDDIAIPEDVKNIAHPIVGYFGVIDERIDYDLLEKTALSLPEVSFVMLGPLAKVSEEELPRAANIHYLGMKSYDLLPNYLKAFDIAMMPFAMNDATKYISPTKTLEYMAGGVPIISTAIKDVVRHYESCVSIVKSAEEFKKSIIDLLHINSESYQKEFQDILSKTSWNATVESMHKLIKTSKK; encoded by the coding sequence ATGGAAGAAATTATATTAAATTCGAAAAAGACCTCCAGTTTTCCCAATGGGAACCAAAAAATTGCTACTGGAAAAAAACAGAATTCCGTCGCTTTTTCTAAGGAGAACTTGGTTTCCTATGATCTTGTTGTCTTCTGCCACTTACGCTGGGCTTTTGTTCATCAGCGGCCACAGCATATTATCAGCAGACTTTCTAAAAAGTATAAGGTTTTATTGGTGGAGGAACCTATACCTTGTCTGGAAAATGAAAGAGGAACATATGATTTGGATGAAATTTCCCCGACCCTTCACGTATTAAAGCCGAAAGTTAATGCGATTTCGGAAATACCCTTGGTTCTTGAGAGAATGCATCTCGATAGAACGGTAAGCATTGGATGGTTTTATTCTGCAGCGTTCAGCGTGTTAATTCCGCATTTCAATTTTGAGACCATAGTTTATGATTGTATGGACGAGCTAAGCCTTTTTAAGGGTGCACCTTGCGAATTGGTTGTGCAGGAAAAATGTTTGATGGCCCAGGCGGATGTTGTTTTTACGGGCGGAACTGCATTATACGAATCTAAATGTAATGGACATACTAACGTGCATTGTTTTCCCAGTTCGGTAGATAGGGAGCATTTTGCAAAGACGAAAGACGATATCGCTATCCCTGAGGATGTAAAGAATATCGCACATCCGATCGTGGGATATTTCGGAGTGATTGATGAAAGAATCGATTACGACCTGTTAGAAAAGACTGCCCTATCCCTGCCCGAAGTCTCATTTGTAATGTTAGGACCGCTTGCCAAAGTAAGTGAAGAAGAACTTCCCCGGGCAGCCAATATCCATTATTTGGGAATGAAAAGTTATGACCTTCTACCCAATTATCTAAAGGCCTTTGATATTGCGATGATGCCTTTTGCCATGAATGATGCCACCAAATATATAAGCCCAACGAAGACCTTGGAATATATGGCAGGTGGAGTTCCTATTATTTCAACAGCAATCAAGGACGTGGTCCGACATTATGAAAGCTGTGTTTCTATTGTTAAGTCTGCGGAAGAGTTTAAGAAATCCATCATAGATCTCTTACATATTAATTCGGAATCGTACCAAAAGGAGTTTCAGGATATTTTGTCAAAAACTTCTTGGAACGCCACGGTAGAAAGTATGCATAAACTTATAAAAACAAGCAAAAAATGA